The Rhodothermales bacterium nucleotide sequence GATGTACGCATCGAGGGCGACGGGATGGTGGTGAGTCAGTCGCCCGCGGCCGGACAGCCGCTGGTGGCGACGGCCGTCGTCCGCTGCCGATGATGCGCCGGCCGTGCTTGCCGGCCGCCTAGCGCGCCGGCGAAATACGGAAGCGCATCGTGCCTATGAAAACGCTAAAGGAGCTGACTGACCGCCTCGCCCATGCGGGGCTGATCCAGCGCAGGCTGGGACTTGACGAGACCTTGAGTATCGATCATCTGGCAAACGATAGCCGGAAGGTCGGGCCGGGAGGCCTGTTCGTCGCCATACGCGGCGGCCAGACCGACGGGCATATGTTCATTGAAAAGACTGTTTTAAACGGAGCCATTGCCATCGTGTGCGAGGCGATGCCGGAGGAGGCGCGCGAGCGTTTTCCCGGCATCGCCTTCGTGCAGGTGCGCGATGCGCGCGCCGCGCTGGCCGAACTGGCCGCGTGTTTTTATGGCGACCCGACGCGTGAACTGCGTCTGGTGGGCGTGACAGGCACCAACGGCAAAACGACGACCGCTTACCTGATGCACCACCTCTTCGAGACGCTGGGCGTCAAGACAGGCCTCCTCAGCACGATCGAATACCGGATCGGCGCGGAAGTCCTGGAGGCGACGCATACCACGCCCGACGTGCTCGACACCAACCGGCTGTTTCGGCGGATGGTGGACGAAGGGTGCGGGGCATGCAGCATGGAGGTATCCTCCCACGCCCTGGATCAGGAGCGCGTTCGCGCCTTTGTTTTTGCCGCCGCCCTCTTTACGAATCTGACGCGCGATCATCTGGACTATCACGGCTCGATGGACGCCTACCGCGACGCGAAGAAGCGCCTGTTCGATACCCTGTCGCCCGATGCAGCCGCCGTCTACAACGCCGACGACCCGGCCGGCGCCTATATGGTGTCCGGCACCCGGGCCCGGGCGACGTCCTTCGGGCGGACGCAGCAGGCCGACGTCCTCTTTGATATCCTGGGCAGCCGGCTCGACGGATTGCGGCTGCGTCTGGACGGGACGGAACGGCGTTTCCGGCTCGTCGGCGCATTCAACGCCTACAACCTGGCCGGCGCCTATGCGGCCGGCCGCGCGCTCGGATACGGCGCCGCCGAGACGATCGACGCCCTGTGCGA carries:
- a CDS encoding UDP-N-acetylmuramoyl-L-alanyl-D-glutamate--2,6-diaminopimelate ligase, giving the protein MKTLKELTDRLAHAGLIQRRLGLDETLSIDHLANDSRKVGPGGLFVAIRGGQTDGHMFIEKTVLNGAIAIVCEAMPEEARERFPGIAFVQVRDARAALAELAACFYGDPTRELRLVGVTGTNGKTTTAYLMHHLFETLGVKTGLLSTIEYRIGAEVLEATHTTPDVLDTNRLFRRMVDEGCGACSMEVSSHALDQERVRAFVFAAALFTNLTRDHLDYHGSMDAYRDAKKRLFDTLSPDAAAVYNADDPAGAYMVSGTRARATSFGRTQQADVLFDILGSRLDGLRLRLDGTERRFRLVGAFNAYNLAGAYAAGRALGYGAAETIDALCEARPVPGRFEYLTDGRNRTVIVDYAHTPDALENILRAVRDVMPPDARLWCVFGCGGDRDRDKRRIMGSIAEAGADRVIVTSDNPRTEDPEAILNDIRRGMSRPTDALWIVDRREAIRESAARSADGDVVLIAGKGHEPYQVIGKEKFPFDDREEAKTWFNSAT